In one window of Macrobrachium rosenbergii isolate ZJJX-2024 chromosome 11, ASM4041242v1, whole genome shotgun sequence DNA:
- the LOC136843463 gene encoding uncharacterized protein, translating into MATWKQLGYNSLADYVRDQKAGNLPTEPRRVKTNLLAKEPAKKPGIDESEKETLLRQKEEAERKRKEDEERKRREDEERKKREDEERRKKEEEERRRRDEEDRRRRLEEDKKWEEERKRRDEEDRKRREAEEKRWRDQTERWERELEERRKRDEEERKRRQLAQEEEEARRRKEEEERRRRRKEEEEEWRKEAEEMRKRRQKEEEERAKAEELRKKREKEDEEKRIKEEKERRKRKQGEDDEAYERRMKEEDKRKREEDKKLQEEKEKDRRKREAEEKARKDRMRKEDEEFQKMGEEIKKPDDGTKGGEKKGGDKDKGNKKEDPVDAEEDDKKENDDPNHNKRPANVEVLTPNSKDKNPKSKEPKKNYPSMMADVEETEGYKNFLGWLFNGKKDDIGICRNILFDD; encoded by the coding sequence ATGGCTACTTGGAAGCAGCTGGGCTACAATTCTTTGGCTGATTATGTCCGGGACCAGAAAGCTGGCAACTTACCGACGGAACCTCGGAGGGTAAAGACAAACCTGCTTGCCAAAGAACCAGCCAAGAAACCTGGAATAGATGAATCAGAGAAAGAAACTCTTTTAAGGCAGAAGGAGGAAGCGGAGCGAAAGAGAAAAGAGGacgaagagaggaaaaggagggaagacgaggagagaaaaaagagggaGGATGAAGAACGCCgcaagaaagaggaagaagagaggcggAGGAGAGATGAGGAGGACCGCCGGAGGAGACTCGAAGAAGATaagaaatgggaagaagaaaggaagagaagagatgaGGAGGACAGGAAGAGGAGGGAAGCTGAGGAAAAGAGGTGGCGTGACCAGACGGAGAGGTGGGAAAGAGAGCTGGAAGAGAGGCGGAAGAGAgatgaggaagagaggaaaaggaggcaACTGgctcaagaggaagaagaagctaGGCGAcgtaaagaggaagaggagagacgccgaaggagaaaagaagaggaagaagaatggcGCAAGGAGGCGGAAGAAATGAGGAAGAGAAGgcaaaaagaagaggaggagcgGGCAAAGGCAGAAGAACTgcggaagaaaagagagaaagaagatgaggaGAAGCGCatcaaggaagaaaaagagaggagaaagagaaaacaaggtGAGGATGACGAAGCTTATGAACGCAGAATGAAAGAGGAAGACAAACGTAAAAGAGAGGAGGATAAAAAGCtccaggaagaaaaagaaaaagacaggcgGAAGAGAGAAGCAGAGGAGAAAGCTAGGAAAGACAGGATGAGAAAAGAGGATGAAGAATTCCAGAAAATGGGAGAAGAGATCAAAAAACCGGACGATGGAACGAAAGGAGGGGAAAAGAAAGGAGGGGATAAGGACAAAGGTAATAAGAAGGAAGACCCTGTCGATGCCGAAGAGGatgacaaaaaggaaaatgacgaTCCCAACCACAACAAGCGACCAGCAAACGTCGAAGTGTTGACACCAAACAGCAAGGACAAGAACCCAAAGTCAAAGGAACCGAAGAAGAATTATCCGTCCATGATGGCAGACGTCGAAGAGACGGAGGGCTACAAGAACTTCCTGGGTTGgctttttaatggaaaaaagGATGACATCGGAATCTGCAGAAATATTCTGTTTGATGACTAA